The following DNA comes from Microbacterium foliorum.
GTATCGCGAGATCGTGAACGAAGACGGCAACACCGTCATCTTCCTGCCCCTCGCCCACGTGCTGGCGCGCGGGCTCCAGCTGATCTGCCTCGCCAGCGGCATGCGCATCGCGCACCTCTCCGACCCGTCGACGGTCGTCGCGACCCTCGACACGCTGCGCCCGACGTTCCTCGTCGTCGTGCCGCGCGTCCTGCAGAAGATCCAGGCGGCCGCCGCCGCCAAGGCTGCCGACAAGGGCCTGTCGGGAGTCTGGGCCAAGGCCTGCTCGACCGCCATCGCCTGGGGCCACCGCGCCGAGCGGATCGACGCCGGACGGCGCATCTCCAAGGACCACGGGCTCAGCCTGCGGCACCGCTTCTTCGACGCCCTCTTCTTCCGCCGCCTCCGCTCCGTGATGGGTGGGCGCGTCGGATACATCCTCTCGGGCGGAGCAGCGCTCGATGCCGACCTCTCGCTCTTCTTCCGCGGCATCGGGGTGCCCGTCATCGAGGGCTACGGACTCACCGAGACGACGGCGCCCCTCACCGGCAACCTGCCGGGGCGCATCGCCTCGGGCAGCGTCGGCTCCCCGTTGCCCGGGCTCACCGTGCGCATCAGCGACGAAGGAGAGGTGCTCGCCCGCGGTATCGGCGTCTTCAGCGGTTACCGGAATCCGGCTCACGACGAGGCTGCCTTCGTCGACGGCTTCTTCCGCACGGGTGACCTCGGGCGTCTCGACGACCAGGGCCGGCTCATTCTCGACGGTCGCCTCAAAGACGTGATCGTCACCTCGAACGGCAAGACGATCGTGCCCACGCGGTGGGAGAATGCGGTCGAAACCGACCCGCTCATCTCGCACGCGGTCATGGTGGGCGAGGGCAAGCCGTATCTCTCGGCGCTGCTCGTTCTCGACCCCGAGCAGACCCTGGCATGGGCGGATGCCGAAGGCGTCAGCATCCCTCCGATCGCTGACGCCGACCTTCGCGCCGTGACCGACCCGACGCTGCACACTCGTCTGCAGCGTGCCGTCGACGCCGCCAACGCGCTCGTGGCGCGCAGCGAGCAGGTGCGCCGGTTCAGCGTGGTCTTCGCCGACCTCGACGACCGCGCGCTGGTCACACCGACCATGAAGCTCAAGCGGAGCGTCGTGCTCGATCGCGCCGCCCTCACCGTCGAAGACCTGTACCTCTGAGAACCGGAAAGAACACCATGTCCTCCCCCACCTCCTCCACCCCCAAGTCCTCGCGATCGTCTCTGATCGCGATCATCGTCGCGCTCGTCATCGGAGCCCTCGTCGCTCTCGCGGGCACCCAGGGCGGTGCAGCACTCGGCGGCATCCCGCTGTTCGCCCTCGCCGTCGCCGCGGCGTTCGCGATCCAGGTCATCGCGTTCATCCCGGCGATGATCCTGCGCACCGAGCGTTTCTTCGACCTCACGGGCAGCCTCACGTTCCTGGCGATCTCCGTCGCCCTCGTGCTGCTGACCCCCATGCCCGACGCGCGCAGTTGGATCCTCGCGGCGATGGTGATCCTGTGGGCCGCCCGCCTCGGATCCTTCCTCGCGATGCGCGTGCACAAGGCCGGGTCCGACGGACGTTTCGACGAGATCAAGGGCTCGCCCGTGCGGTTCCTGCAGGTGTGGGTGATCCAGGGTGCGTGGGTGTCGATCACCGCGGCAGCCGCGTGGAGCGCGATCAGCACGGATGCCGCGGCACGCGCGCCCATCGGATGGCTGACCGTCGTGGGCATGGTCGTGTGGCTGCTCGGTATGACCACCGAGATCGTCGCCGACGCGCAGAAGTCCGCGTTCCGCGCCGACCCGAGCAACAAGGACGAGTTCATCCGCACCGGTCTGTGGTCAAGGTCTCGTCACCCCAACTACTTCGGCGAGATCGTCATCTGGGTGGGAGTGTTCCTCACCGCCGCACCCGTGCTCGCCGGGTGGCAGTGGGTCGCGATCCTGTCGCCACTGTTCGTGATCCTGCTGCTCACCCGCGTCAGCGGCATCCCACTGCTCGAGGCACGCGCCGAGAAGAAGTGGGGCGACCGTGCCGACTACGTCGAGTACCGCGAGAACACGCCGTCGCTGATCCCGCGACTCACCCGGCCCGTCGTGCGGGAGCGAGCTGCGTAGACCCGCGCACTGCGCGGCGCGCCCGCTCAGGCGAAGTCGAGCTCTCCCCGCACGATCGAATCTCCCGAGTGCGCCGGATCGCCGTCCACCGGCTCGAACGAGATGTCGACCAGGCGGTACTCGTCGAGGTCGACGCCGTCGGGCACACGGAATGTGCCGGACGCGTCGTCGAGCACGCCGAGGCTGATCAGCGCCTGTCCGTCTTCGCGGATCAGCCACACCTCGCGGTAGTCGCCGTCTGCGAGCTCATCGCCTTCGAGCGTCACCGTGAGGGTGCGCCGGCCGTCGCCGTCATCGTCGATCTCGGCCTGCCCGACCGCGTCGGGGTGATCGGGGAACGCCGCGAGCTCGGCCGAGGCGATCACGGCAGACGAGGGCGTCAGCGAGCGGGCGATCCACACACCGGCTCCGATCGCGACGACGAGCGCCATCGACGCGGCGAGGATCCAGACGGATGCCGAGGAGCGCCGACGCGAGCGTATACGAGTGCGATTGCGGTGCCGCTCGCGCTCGGCATCCACCGCATCCGGTTCGGAAACCGGCTCGGGATCGGAAACCGACTGGGGCGCGGGAATCGACTCGGACTCCGGCTCGGCCTCCACGGACGCGGGATCGGCCGCGGGATCCGCCGCGACCGCATCGCTCAACCTGAGCTCTCCGTGGATCCGCGACCACACGTCCGCCGGCGGGGCCTCGAGGTCGCCCTCGACCACGCTGGAGCGCGCCACCAGCGCGACCCTGGACATGTCGGCGACCTCTGCCGCGCAGGACTCGCACTCGACGAGGTGCTGCGTGTCAGCGTCGGAGCCGGCCGGTTCACCCATCGCGATCAGGGCGATCTTCTCGTCATC
Coding sequences within:
- a CDS encoding AMP-dependent synthetase/ligase; this translates as MIESSTPPLADLDGYRNVTDLLVARAAVAPDHVAFEVTGANAGDAWRPITTREFLTQVRALAKGFIAQGVRAGDPIAIMAPTRYEWAVADLASWFAGAVVVPIYETSSPSQVNAIVADAGVRLAIGGTTEHAVLLQAALAQTERITLGAWTMDAAASGTLPDLVARGVDVTDDELEARRTSATQDDPATIVYTSGTTGEPKGVVLTHRNFLGQVLNIAAAYREIVNEDGNTVIFLPLAHVLARGLQLICLASGMRIAHLSDPSTVVATLDTLRPTFLVVVPRVLQKIQAAAAAKAADKGLSGVWAKACSTAIAWGHRAERIDAGRRISKDHGLSLRHRFFDALFFRRLRSVMGGRVGYILSGGAALDADLSLFFRGIGVPVIEGYGLTETTAPLTGNLPGRIASGSVGSPLPGLTVRISDEGEVLARGIGVFSGYRNPAHDEAAFVDGFFRTGDLGRLDDQGRLILDGRLKDVIVTSNGKTIVPTRWENAVETDPLISHAVMVGEGKPYLSALLVLDPEQTLAWADAEGVSIPPIADADLRAVTDPTLHTRLQRAVDAANALVARSEQVRRFSVVFADLDDRALVTPTMKLKRSVVLDRAALTVEDLYL
- a CDS encoding DUF1295 domain-containing protein, with the protein product MSSPTSSTPKSSRSSLIAIIVALVIGALVALAGTQGGAALGGIPLFALAVAAAFAIQVIAFIPAMILRTERFFDLTGSLTFLAISVALVLLTPMPDARSWILAAMVILWAARLGSFLAMRVHKAGSDGRFDEIKGSPVRFLQVWVIQGAWVSITAAAAWSAISTDAAARAPIGWLTVVGMVVWLLGMTTEIVADAQKSAFRADPSNKDEFIRTGLWSRSRHPNYFGEIVIWVGVFLTAAPVLAGWQWVAILSPLFVILLLTRVSGIPLLEARAEKKWGDRADYVEYRENTPSLIPRLTRPVVRERAA
- a CDS encoding anti-sigma factor; this translates as MSHLDDEKIALIAMGEPAGSDADTQHLVECESCAAEVADMSRVALVARSSVVEGDLEAPPADVWSRIHGELRLSDAVAADPAADPASVEAEPESESIPAPQSVSDPEPVSEPDAVDAERERHRNRTRIRSRRRSSASVWILAASMALVVAIGAGVWIARSLTPSSAVIASAELAAFPDHPDAVGQAEIDDDGDGRRTLTVTLEGDELADGDYREVWLIREDGQALISLGVLDDASGTFRVPDGVDLDEYRLVDISFEPVDGDPAHSGDSIVRGELDFA